A genomic stretch from Limnobacter thiooxidans includes:
- a CDS encoding PD-(D/E)XK motif protein has product MARPSNEFILAWSSLVSEDESSGWQAISLPPAGPIDIQAGRRFPDNTEAVLFCFPTISLPRSEKLPEGKGFLVERTQLSVHDGLCLALTRQQEGSPDLFASMVCDVVGAMDDASDNTASETSFLRIFLGRVRAWQQFMSRGAGPLSTEAELGLAGELYFMKQFLDAGVAPMTALNGWVGPDDAPQDFLLGEGAVEVKATMSSSGFPVRIGSLEQLDDSVTSPLFLAAVRFARSEVGATLPDLIAQVTQRLETEPGGVELLRERLMLAGYFSIHEGHYSRKFEPKEKRMFLVTRDFPRLTPGTVPLGVTKAHYELNLDHVADYFRDFSVILSQLGVMNDSR; this is encoded by the coding sequence ATGGCCCGACCGAGTAATGAATTCATCCTTGCATGGTCATCGTTGGTTTCTGAAGATGAATCCTCTGGCTGGCAGGCCATTTCCCTGCCTCCTGCGGGTCCTATTGATATTCAGGCGGGGCGACGTTTTCCGGACAACACAGAAGCAGTGCTTTTCTGTTTTCCAACTATAAGCTTGCCCCGATCCGAAAAATTGCCAGAAGGCAAGGGATTCCTCGTGGAAAGAACCCAACTCTCAGTCCACGATGGTTTGTGTCTCGCTCTTACCCGTCAGCAAGAGGGAAGTCCGGATTTATTCGCATCAATGGTTTGTGATGTGGTTGGTGCCATGGACGACGCATCGGATAACACGGCTTCAGAGACTTCCTTCTTGCGGATATTCTTGGGGCGAGTTCGTGCCTGGCAACAGTTCATGTCGCGGGGGGCAGGTCCTCTTAGTACTGAAGCTGAGCTGGGTCTGGCAGGGGAGCTCTACTTCATGAAGCAATTCCTTGATGCCGGGGTTGCTCCAATGACTGCTCTTAATGGGTGGGTCGGGCCTGATGATGCCCCACAGGATTTTCTTCTCGGCGAGGGGGCCGTCGAAGTCAAGGCGACCATGTCTTCGTCAGGTTTTCCGGTCAGGATTGGGTCTTTGGAGCAACTGGATGATAGCGTCACTTCACCTCTATTCCTCGCCGCTGTGCGATTCGCAAGATCCGAGGTGGGCGCAACGCTCCCCGATTTGATTGCCCAAGTCACGCAGCGACTTGAAACTGAACCGGGGGGAGTGGAGCTACTGAGGGAGCGTCTTATGTTGGCTGGTTATTTTTCTATCCATGAAGGACATTACTCTCGGAAATTTGAACCGAAAGAAAAAAGGATGTTCTTGGTAACCAGGGATTTTCCCCGCCTCACGCCTGGGACTGTTCCTCTTGGTGTGACCAAGGCGCATTACGAACTCAACCTGGATCATGTTGCGGATTATTTTCGTGATTTCAGCGTGATCCTCTCTCAGCTAGGAGTAATGAATGACTCTCGATGA
- a CDS encoding AIPR family protein, which yields MTLDDFFEETRGEIASLMSEGAPFAELVFCEVVMQHLVDAGMTFEPVVCHFQGKVGTSNLRLSGYALSDDADQLDLFVSLYGGFESLAPIQDQDSKTAAQQCVRFLELCAAGRLADKLDPSSDSHSLALTIREIYDRLDQVRVFVLTDGVAKSKSFKPREVGGKSVRLEVMDIERLFRHRSEGKPRDELVVDFNEVSGSPLPCVFVPGETGDYDYALTAIPGEALRHIYEKFGPRLLEANVRSFLSVKARGVNAGIQGTLRSAPERFMAFNNGIVLVADEMKLARAEDGSPGIIWLRGMQVVNGGQTTASIYFAKKKYPDTDLSKVRVPAKIIVMKEADPAKEEALVSDISRFANSQNAVRQSDLSANKPFHIEVERLSLSIYCPDGVGRWFYERAAGSYNTLLSREGTTAAKLKALKESVPASRKITKTELAKYLMAWDMRPDIVSLGTQKCFDRFMTGLSDIEAEGNSVVPDTAFFKALVAKAIIFKAVHKTARPLVSAFLANVAAYTVSVVAASYRESFDLERVWRNQGVSIQFLEQVEIWAREVNERLHQTANGKMISEWAKKPECRDAIFFRPFSSPSLNIPEVPQG from the coding sequence ATGACTCTCGATGATTTCTTCGAGGAAACACGTGGGGAGATAGCCTCTCTAATGAGTGAGGGTGCCCCCTTCGCAGAACTGGTTTTCTGTGAGGTCGTCATGCAGCACTTGGTCGACGCCGGTATGACGTTCGAGCCTGTTGTGTGTCATTTCCAGGGTAAAGTTGGAACTTCCAATCTGCGGCTAAGTGGCTACGCTCTCTCTGATGACGCAGATCAGCTTGATCTTTTTGTGAGTCTGTATGGTGGCTTTGAAAGCCTGGCCCCCATTCAGGATCAGGATTCGAAAACTGCAGCCCAACAGTGTGTGCGGTTTCTTGAGCTTTGCGCAGCGGGACGACTTGCAGACAAACTGGATCCGTCCAGCGACTCTCATTCGCTCGCCCTTACTATCAGGGAAATTTACGACAGGCTTGATCAGGTGAGGGTGTTCGTTCTAACAGACGGTGTGGCCAAGTCAAAGAGTTTCAAGCCGCGCGAGGTGGGGGGTAAATCCGTCCGTCTCGAAGTAATGGATATTGAGCGACTTTTCCGACACCGTTCCGAGGGTAAGCCGCGCGATGAGTTGGTTGTGGATTTCAACGAGGTTTCAGGATCGCCACTACCCTGTGTCTTTGTACCGGGAGAGACCGGGGACTATGACTATGCACTTACCGCAATACCGGGTGAAGCCTTACGTCATATCTATGAAAAATTTGGCCCTCGTCTTCTAGAAGCCAACGTGCGCTCTTTTCTGAGTGTAAAAGCCAGAGGTGTTAACGCGGGAATTCAAGGTACTTTAAGAAGCGCGCCGGAGCGATTCATGGCATTCAATAATGGCATCGTATTGGTAGCTGATGAGATGAAGCTTGCGCGCGCTGAGGATGGCTCGCCCGGCATAATCTGGCTCCGGGGTATGCAGGTCGTCAACGGAGGGCAGACTACCGCATCAATCTATTTTGCCAAGAAAAAGTACCCAGATACGGACCTTAGTAAGGTACGAGTCCCCGCGAAAATCATAGTCATGAAGGAGGCTGATCCGGCTAAGGAAGAGGCTTTGGTCTCTGATATTTCGCGCTTCGCAAACTCCCAGAATGCGGTACGTCAGTCTGATCTTTCTGCAAATAAACCATTTCACATCGAAGTCGAGCGATTGTCGTTATCGATATATTGCCCAGATGGTGTGGGTCGCTGGTTCTATGAGCGCGCTGCAGGAAGTTACAACACGCTTCTGTCAAGAGAAGGTACCACAGCAGCCAAACTGAAGGCATTGAAGGAATCTGTACCAGCATCCCGGAAAATAACCAAAACGGAGTTGGCCAAATACCTGATGGCGTGGGATATGAGACCCGACATTGTCAGCCTTGGAACTCAGAAGTGTTTCGATCGCTTCATGACTGGCTTGAGTGACATTGAAGCTGAGGGAAATTCTGTAGTACCTGATACAGCTTTTTTCAAGGCTCTTGTTGCCAAGGCCATCATATTCAAGGCAGTTCACAAAACAGCTCGTCCATTGGTTTCTGCATTCCTGGCCAACGTGGCTGCTTACACTGTTTCAGTGGTAGCAGCCTCGTATCGGGAAAGTTTTGACCTTGAGAGGGTTTGGCGTAATCAGGGCGTGTCAATTCAATTTCTTGAGCAGGTCGAGATCTGGGCGAGAGAGGTGAACGAAAGATTGCATCAAACCGCAAACGGTAAGATGATTTCAGAATGGGCAAAAAAGCCTGAATGCAGGGATGCCATTTTTTTCCGTCCTTTTTCCTCACCATCCTTGAATATTCCTGAAGTTCCTCAAGGTTAA
- a CDS encoding very short patch repair endonuclease: MTDIVDPATRSRMMSGIRGVDTKPELIVRKALFASGFRFRLHRKDLPGRPDIVLPGRQVAIFVHGCFWHVHQGCRYAKTPASRKEFWEVKLAANVARDSAKRDALLLKGWRVLIVWECATRSISVKELLPDLLKDWMEGSRTTGEIDSGSTFP, translated from the coding sequence GTGACTGATATTGTTGACCCAGCTACCAGAAGCCGAATGATGTCTGGTATCCGGGGGGTGGATACCAAGCCAGAGCTTATTGTGCGCAAAGCGCTTTTTGCCTCTGGTTTCCGGTTCAGATTGCACAGGAAGGACTTACCTGGACGCCCTGATATCGTCCTTCCAGGGCGCCAGGTAGCAATATTCGTACATGGATGTTTCTGGCATGTGCATCAAGGTTGCCGGTACGCAAAAACGCCTGCTTCGCGTAAGGAGTTCTGGGAAGTCAAACTTGCAGCCAACGTAGCTCGCGATTCAGCCAAAAGGGATGCACTACTTTTGAAGGGGTGGCGTGTACTGATAGTTTGGGAATGCGCAACGCGCTCCATTTCCGTAAAGGAATTATTACCCGATTTGCTGAAAGACTGGATGGAAGGCAGCCGCACTACTGGTGAGATCGATTCAGGCTCCACGTTTCCATGA